The nucleotide sequence GAACCGCCCGAAAGGGAACCGAGGGGAGTCACCGCGCCGCTGCACCCGTTGGAAGGACGTGGCGGGTGAAGCTGGGCATAGCGCGGGAGCGCCGGGAAGGCGAACGGCGGGTCGCCGCGACCCCCGAGACGGTCAGGCAGCTCACAGGACTCGGGCTGGAGGTGCTGGTCGAGTCCCGGGCGGGTGTTTCCGCGGGGCATGCCGACGATGAATACCGTCAGGCGGGCGCCCATATCGTTCCGGACCTGGATCCCGCCGGGTTGGACATCGTCGCCCATGTCCGCCCGCTGGAGCTTCCGACGGCGGCAGCCCTCCGCCGCGGGGCGGTCACGGTTGGCTTGGCCTCGCCGTCGTCCGAACTCGCCACGGTCAGAGTGCTCGCCGAACACGGCGTCACGTCCTTCGCGCTGGAACTCGTTCCGCGCATTTCCCGGGCCCAGTCAATGGACGCACTCTCCTCACAGGCGCTCGTGGCCGGCTATCGGTGCGTCCTCGAAGCTGCCATCCGCCTGCCCCGCTTCTTTCCGCTGTACATGACCGCAGCCGGAACCGTCCCGCCCGCGCGGGTGCTGGTGCTCGGCGTCGGCGTGGCGGGGCTGCAGGCGATCGGAACGGCGAAGCGGCTGGGCGCCCGCGTCTCCGCCAATGACATCCGGCCCTCCTCGGCGGAAGAAGTCACCTCCATGGGCGGCACCTTCATCAAACTGGACCTGGAGACGGCGGAGGCAGCCGGCGGCTACGCCCGCGAGCTGAGCGCCGACCGCGGTGCCCTGCAGCGGCAGCTGCTCGCACCGCACGTTGCCGATGCCGACGTGCTGATCACGACGGCGGCCGTCCCCGGCAGACATGCCCCGCTACTGGTGACCCATGAAATGGTGCAGGGCATGCGCCCGGGATCGGTCGTCGTCGACCTCGCAGCGGAATCCGGCGGGAATGTTGAAGGGTCAGTTCCCGGCCGCGACATCCACGTCCCCACCGCCGACGGCAAGGGGACGGTCGCCGTCGTCGGGCTCAAGGACGCGCCGTCGGCCATGCCGGCTGACGCCTCCCGGCTTTACGCGAAGAACGTGGCCAACCTGCTGGCGCTCATGGTCCGGGACGGGACAGTGGCCCCGGATTTCGACGACGACGTGATAGCCGGTGCCTGCCTGACGCACGACGGCGTGGTGCGGCACCAGCCCACCGCTGAAGCTCTCAACGAACTCGCCAGTGAGCTGGCCAACGGACCAGTGAAGGCGTCGGAAAACGAAGGGGTGGCCTGATGGACGGCATCAGCCTGCTGACCATCACCGTGCTCGCGGTGTTTGTTGGCTTCGAAGTGGTGTCGAAGGTTTCCAGCACCCTGCACACACCCCTGATGTCCGGCGCGAACGCCATCCACGGGATCATTCTGGTGGGTGCCATCATCGTTGCCGGCCAGGCAACGCACCCCTGGATCCTCGCGGTGGGGCTGCTGGCGGTGGTCCTTGCCACGGCCAACCTGGTGGGCGGCTTTGTGGTGACCGACCGCATGCTGGAGATGTTCCGCGGCCGCAAGCCGGACAAAGCAGCCTTGCCCGGATCCGCGCCTGGTGCCGCGCCTGGTGCCGGGCAGGGTGAAACCGGGGAGAAGACGGAGGCCCGGCGGTGACCCTCCTCGACCCGAACGTCACCGCGCTGCTCTACCTCGCGGCCGCCGTCTTCTTCATCCTGGCGCTGAAAGGCCTGAACTCCCCGCGGACCGCCCGG is from Arthrobacter sp. QXT-31 and encodes:
- a CDS encoding Re/Si-specific NAD(P)(+) transhydrogenase subunit alpha encodes the protein MKLGIARERREGERRVAATPETVRQLTGLGLEVLVESRAGVSAGHADDEYRQAGAHIVPDLDPAGLDIVAHVRPLELPTAAALRRGAVTVGLASPSSELATVRVLAEHGVTSFALELVPRISRAQSMDALSSQALVAGYRCVLEAAIRLPRFFPLYMTAAGTVPPARVLVLGVGVAGLQAIGTAKRLGARVSANDIRPSSAEEVTSMGGTFIKLDLETAEAAGGYARELSADRGALQRQLLAPHVADADVLITTAAVPGRHAPLLVTHEMVQGMRPGSVVVDLAAESGGNVEGSVPGRDIHVPTADGKGTVAVVGLKDAPSAMPADASRLYAKNVANLLALMVRDGTVAPDFDDDVIAGACLTHDGVVRHQPTAEALNELASELANGPVKASENEGVA
- a CDS encoding NAD(P) transhydrogenase subunit alpha, translated to MDGISLLTITVLAVFVGFEVVSKVSSTLHTPLMSGANAIHGIILVGAIIVAGQATHPWILAVGLLAVVLATANLVGGFVVTDRMLEMFRGRKPDKAALPGSAPGAAPGAGQGETGEKTEARR